A window of Staphylococcus lloydii genomic DNA:
TTGGTATATTTATTAAAACTAACAAAGGGAATGGGTGAACTGTATGACTTACAAAATAAAAAAAGTAAAATCAACAGAATTACAATTATTAAAAGATATTGGCATAAAAACATTCCTTGATACTTTTGAGGACAGTTATAGTGAAGAAGATTTCCAAAGTTATTTTGATTCGGCATTTACGATTGATAAATTAGCTGAAGAACTAGAAGACAGAAATTCAGAAACATATTTTTATTTGGTAGATGATAACGTAGTAGGCTATTTCAAATTGAATATTGGCGAGGCACAAACTGAACCAATGGGAGAACAATATTTAGAACTACAACGAATTTATTTTTTAAAAGAGGCTCAAGGCGGGGGTAAAGGCGCAAATGTTATTAACTATGTCGTTGAGCGTGCGATGTCCTTAAATAAATCATATATTTGGTTAGGCGTTTGGAAACATAATGAACAAGCATTGAAGTTCTATAAAAAACATGATTTTCAAGTAACCGGAGAACACCGTTTCGTTACTGGAGATACAGTCGATTTAGATTTAGTTATGGAGAAATCTGTTAAAAGTTAACATGCTAATTCAAAAAGAAACCAAGCTTAAACAGATAAAAATAT
This region includes:
- a CDS encoding GNAT family N-acetyltransferase, with product MTYKIKKVKSTELQLLKDIGIKTFLDTFEDSYSEEDFQSYFDSAFTIDKLAEELEDRNSETYFYLVDDNVVGYFKLNIGEAQTEPMGEQYLELQRIYFLKEAQGGGKGANVINYVVERAMSLNKSYIWLGVWKHNEQALKFYKKHDFQVTGEHRFVTGDTVDLDLVMEKSVKS